In Capillimicrobium parvum, a genomic segment contains:
- a CDS encoding hydantoinase/oxoprolinase family protein, with protein MDTGGTFTDVVAVDEETGQRHVRKTSSTPDDPSRAFSSGIRALLAEIGVEAGEVTFISHGTTVATNAILESKYARMGLLVTEGYREMLEVGRQTVPGDFGDITWWLKPARVVPLELVREAGGRLTYTGDEHTPLDEECIREIAREFRTMGIDAIAVSFIHSYRSPVHEQRARALILEEHPECFVSISSDVIREYREYERTLSTCLNTGLMPLVTGYIEGLEGRLAGDGIDARLYVMKSSGGIIRAQEMAPQPISAVLSGPAAGVVTAAYYGKAAGHPDLITIDIGGTSTDICLIDQGTPHMLTEGRIDVYDIKTPMIDMHTVGAGGGSIAWLAAGRSLRVGPQSAGAVPGPVCYSGGGTEPALTDAHIVLGRVSPYLLGGEITLDVEAARQAIGEQIARPLDMTVEEAAMGILELATSNIAQGINVVSVKRGRDPRDYALMAFGGAGGLNACLVAESLGIKTVIVPPSPGVTSAEGLLSTDVRSDRVVTDVQREDALDVPRLTREFSSVQEQVLGDLDREGFTGDDTSVRAFADMRYAGQAYEVRVPVEVNGHGIDEAGIRGALKAFHRAHDDRYGYEYEGRQPVEIVNIGATGFGLFPRLKTASEIRESATWDQARREVRRGVFRDTGAVDLPIYERSLAPIGEAVPGPAVIEQYDATFVLEPGWTATLDSVGQIIVTHDSQEA; from the coding sequence GTGGACACCGGCGGCACGTTCACCGATGTGGTGGCCGTGGACGAGGAAACGGGGCAGCGGCACGTGCGCAAGACCTCGTCCACGCCGGATGACCCCTCCCGTGCGTTCAGCAGCGGCATTCGGGCTCTCCTCGCGGAGATTGGCGTCGAAGCGGGCGAGGTGACGTTCATCAGTCACGGGACCACGGTCGCCACGAACGCCATCCTGGAATCCAAGTACGCGCGCATGGGGCTGCTCGTCACCGAAGGCTACCGCGAGATGCTGGAGGTCGGGCGCCAGACCGTACCCGGCGACTTCGGCGACATCACCTGGTGGCTCAAGCCCGCGCGAGTCGTTCCGCTGGAGCTCGTGCGCGAGGCGGGAGGCCGACTCACCTACACGGGTGACGAGCACACGCCGCTGGATGAAGAGTGCATCCGCGAGATCGCCCGCGAGTTCAGGACGATGGGCATCGACGCGATCGCCGTCTCGTTCATCCACTCGTACCGCAGCCCGGTGCACGAGCAGCGCGCGCGCGCGCTGATCCTCGAGGAGCACCCCGAATGCTTCGTGTCGATCTCCTCGGACGTGATCCGCGAGTACCGTGAGTATGAGCGGACACTGAGCACGTGCCTGAATACGGGCCTGATGCCCTTGGTGACCGGGTACATCGAGGGGCTCGAGGGTCGGCTTGCGGGTGACGGCATCGACGCACGTCTTTACGTGATGAAATCGAGCGGCGGGATCATTCGCGCGCAGGAGATGGCGCCGCAGCCTATCTCCGCCGTGCTGTCAGGCCCTGCCGCGGGCGTGGTCACCGCCGCGTATTACGGCAAGGCCGCCGGTCACCCCGACCTGATCACGATCGACATAGGTGGCACGTCGACCGACATCTGTCTGATCGACCAGGGCACGCCGCACATGCTGACGGAGGGCCGGATCGACGTCTACGACATCAAGACGCCGATGATCGACATGCACACAGTCGGCGCGGGGGGCGGTTCGATCGCCTGGCTGGCAGCCGGACGCAGCCTGCGGGTGGGGCCCCAGAGCGCAGGTGCGGTGCCAGGCCCTGTCTGCTACAGCGGCGGCGGCACCGAGCCCGCCCTGACGGACGCGCACATCGTGCTCGGCCGCGTGTCGCCGTATCTGCTCGGAGGCGAGATCACCCTCGACGTCGAAGCGGCCCGCCAGGCCATTGGCGAGCAGATCGCCAGGCCTCTGGACATGACCGTCGAGGAGGCCGCCATGGGCATCCTCGAGCTGGCCACCAGCAACATCGCCCAGGGCATCAACGTGGTCTCCGTCAAGCGCGGGCGGGACCCACGCGACTATGCGCTGATGGCGTTCGGCGGCGCCGGTGGCCTCAACGCGTGCCTCGTCGCCGAGTCGCTCGGGATCAAGACCGTCATCGTGCCGCCGTCGCCGGGCGTGACGTCCGCCGAGGGGCTGCTATCCACGGACGTCCGCTCGGATCGTGTCGTGACCGACGTGCAGCGCGAGGACGCGTTGGACGTGCCTCGCCTCACCCGGGAGTTCTCCTCGGTGCAAGAGCAGGTCCTCGGCGATCTCGACCGAGAGGGGTTCACCGGCGATGACACGTCGGTGCGTGCGTTCGCCGACATGCGCTACGCCGGCCAGGCCTACGAAGTGCGCGTGCCGGTGGAGGTCAACGGCCACGGTATTGACGAGGCAGGCATCCGCGGAGCGCTGAAGGCGTTCCATCGCGCGCACGACGACCGCTACGGCTACGAGTACGAAGGTCGGCAACCGGTGGAGATCGTCAACATCGGGGCGACCGGTTTCGGGTTGTTCCCGCGCCTGAAGACGGCCAGCGAAATCCGTGAGTCGGCGACCTGGGATCAAGCCCGTCGCGAAGTTCGTCGCGGCGTGTTCCGGGACACCGGCGCCGTGGACCTGCCGATCTACGAGCGCTCGCTGGCGCCCATCGGGGAAGCCGTTCCCGGCCCCGCGGTCATCGAGCAGTACGACGCAACCTTTGTCCTCGAGCCGGGGTGGACGGCCACGCTCGACTCGGTGGGCCAGATCATCGTCACCCACGACTCGCAGGAGGCCTGA
- a CDS encoding FadR/GntR family transcriptional regulator, with amino-acid sequence MGSTSNEAPAPILHDAVADNGPIVMSRVRRAHEQVYDQLRSQILSGELSSGHRLPPEVALASGFGVSRGTIREALRLLVAEGLIRTLKGATGGNFVTLPTVDHISEFMQRNIDLLSRTELVTLPEFLDARELIEVYAVRHVAERHTEAGLDALRATLAVESVSTAHEKFLQNKEFHQILVDACGNTLLQIAAQPIFSILHTNLGRSKLTDEFPRRVCSEHRAMLDAISAGDADRAEALMRQHLADLALVYRQIWHSGVDLSNR; translated from the coding sequence ATGGGCAGCACTTCCAACGAAGCGCCGGCGCCTATTCTCCACGATGCTGTGGCCGACAACGGTCCGATCGTGATGAGTCGCGTTCGACGCGCGCACGAACAGGTGTATGACCAATTGCGCTCCCAGATCTTGTCCGGGGAGCTATCGAGCGGCCACCGGCTCCCGCCAGAGGTCGCCCTAGCCTCGGGGTTCGGCGTGAGCCGCGGAACGATCCGTGAGGCACTCCGCCTGCTCGTGGCTGAAGGTCTGATTCGAACGCTGAAGGGTGCCACCGGCGGCAACTTCGTTACGTTGCCGACCGTGGATCACATCTCGGAGTTCATGCAGCGAAATATCGACTTGCTCAGCCGCACCGAGCTTGTGACGCTGCCCGAGTTCCTAGATGCACGAGAACTCATCGAGGTGTACGCCGTCCGCCACGTGGCTGAGCGCCACACCGAAGCTGGCCTCGACGCGCTTCGGGCGACGCTCGCGGTTGAGAGTGTCTCTACCGCGCATGAAAAGTTTCTGCAAAATAAGGAATTCCACCAGATCCTCGTGGACGCCTGCGGCAACACTTTACTTCAGATCGCGGCACAGCCGATCTTCTCGATCCTGCACACGAACCTCGGCCGATCCAAACTGACCGACGAGTTTCCACGCCGCGTTTGCTCGGAACACCGCGCCATGCTGGATGCAATCTCTGCCGGAGACGCTGACCGTGCTGAGGCACTCATGCGCCAGCATCTCGCCGATCTTGCCTTGGTCTATCGCCAGATATGGCACTCCGGTGTGGACCTTTCAAACCGGTGA
- a CDS encoding polysaccharide deacetylase family protein codes for MSDRKFSICLTFDPDATSIWVGTFASNNPSMISRGEYDVAVGVPRVLDLLERNDIKATFFIPGHVACAYPDVVKEIDAAGHEIGHHGMFHENPADLDRAGEKEVLEMGFAALDKAAGVRPKGFRSAAWDLSPNSIELLLEFGLLYDTSCMANDFESYYLRTGDTWGPKELYQFGEVSELVEMPVTWLLDDFIVFEHIWGSQEGLRRPADIEELWRGEFDYGYANSPGGLIVLTMHPQVIGRGSRITMLQRLIDHFKAHEGVVFERMSDAAERWKAENPVAKWKAENPIYTGVNAITVIPTTP; via the coding sequence ATGTCAGATCGGAAGTTCAGCATCTGTCTCACGTTCGACCCGGACGCGACCTCGATCTGGGTCGGGACGTTCGCGTCGAACAATCCCAGCATGATTTCCCGTGGCGAGTACGATGTCGCGGTCGGTGTGCCGCGGGTGCTGGACCTGCTCGAGCGTAACGACATCAAGGCGACGTTCTTCATCCCAGGCCATGTCGCCTGCGCCTACCCAGACGTGGTCAAAGAGATCGACGCCGCCGGCCATGAGATCGGCCACCACGGAATGTTCCATGAGAACCCCGCTGACCTGGACCGTGCAGGCGAGAAGGAGGTCCTGGAGATGGGCTTCGCCGCGCTTGACAAGGCCGCCGGCGTCCGCCCGAAGGGCTTCCGCTCGGCTGCGTGGGACCTCAGCCCGAACTCGATCGAGCTTCTGCTCGAGTTCGGCCTGCTGTACGACACCAGCTGCATGGCGAACGACTTCGAGTCTTACTACTTGCGTACCGGGGACACGTGGGGGCCCAAGGAGCTCTACCAGTTCGGCGAGGTGTCCGAGCTCGTTGAGATGCCGGTCACGTGGCTGCTGGACGACTTCATCGTGTTCGAGCACATCTGGGGCAGCCAGGAAGGCTTGCGCCGGCCGGCGGACATCGAGGAGCTGTGGCGGGGTGAATTCGACTACGGGTACGCCAACAGCCCCGGCGGGCTCATCGTTCTGACGATGCATCCGCAGGTCATCGGACGCGGCAGCCGCATCACGATGCTGCAGCGGCTCATCGATCATTTCAAGGCCCATGAAGGCGTGGTGTTCGAACGGATGAGCGACGCCGCAGAGCGGTGGAAGGCCGAGAACCCGGTTGCGAAGTGGAAGGCCGAAAATCCCATCTACACGGGAGTCAACGCAATCACGGTAATTCCCACCACCCCATAA
- a CDS encoding nitrilase-related carbon-nitrogen hydrolase, translating into MTTLNVPKLRARDKEVMNMLNVAVVQLHPLENKAANIDRAEGFIRVAAAAGARLVALPEYFSCYGRAVSPVSVAAVYGEAAETIPGPTTERLQALAHELGIHIHGGSFFERRGDALYNTNVIVDPAGDVLGVYRKIHLFEARAPELTYREESAVTPGTEIVFTDLEVDGRSTTVGQTICYDIRFPELYRVLVAEYGSEILFVPAAFPRETGRDHWELLLRARAVENQAFVVAPAQWGEQADGSWLHGRSMIVDPWGTVMATVPDGEGVAIASLDLDRLATYRQNYPNLQNRQPDVYSSSSKEVV; encoded by the coding sequence TTGACCACCCTCAATGTGCCCAAGCTCCGCGCCCGTGATAAGGAAGTGATGAACATGCTCAACGTCGCCGTGGTCCAGCTGCACCCCCTTGAGAACAAGGCGGCCAACATCGATCGAGCCGAGGGCTTCATTCGCGTCGCGGCGGCGGCGGGGGCGCGGCTCGTCGCCCTGCCGGAGTACTTCAGCTGTTACGGGCGGGCGGTGTCTCCTGTGTCGGTGGCGGCCGTATACGGTGAGGCGGCAGAGACAATTCCCGGCCCGACGACCGAGCGACTGCAGGCGCTGGCCCACGAGCTCGGAATCCATATTCACGGCGGCTCATTCTTCGAGCGTCGGGGGGACGCGCTGTACAACACGAACGTCATCGTCGATCCCGCCGGTGACGTGCTCGGGGTCTACCGGAAGATCCACCTCTTCGAGGCTCGCGCGCCCGAGCTGACCTATCGAGAGGAGTCGGCGGTCACGCCCGGGACGGAGATCGTTTTCACCGACCTCGAAGTGGACGGTCGCTCGACGACCGTGGGGCAAACCATCTGCTATGACATCCGGTTCCCTGAGTTGTACCGCGTCCTCGTCGCCGAGTACGGCTCCGAGATCCTCTTCGTGCCGGCCGCCTTTCCGCGCGAGACCGGACGTGATCACTGGGAGTTGCTGCTTCGTGCGCGCGCGGTCGAGAATCAGGCATTCGTCGTGGCACCAGCGCAGTGGGGCGAGCAGGCGGACGGCAGTTGGCTGCACGGGCGAAGCATGATCGTTGATCCCTGGGGGACGGTCATGGCGACGGTGCCCGACGGCGAGGGCGTCGCGATCGCCTCCCTTGACCTGGATCGGCTCGCGACGTACCGCCAGAACTACCCGAACCTCCAGAACCGCCAGCCTGACGTGTATTCGTCATCGTCAAAGGAAGTCGTCTAA
- a CDS encoding M20 family metallopeptidase — translation MSSLSEGIDLATPEGALSDAFLQDVLRSLVQTRSVNPGIYETQMAEMVRRWLEPTGADVHVVEFAPGRPSVAAVMAGSGGGPTLVLNGHMDTVPIDDESLWDSDPFAGDVRNGYMYGRGACDMKAGLTTQIAVAHRLASIRDELKGTLILHFVAGEECAEPGALSLVQAGFTGDFGIVTEPTELRVAVAERGLGLYRVRILGQSIHASRATLGINPVPRLRGVLQVIDDYEREVMAKPHPLLPGGSCTPTVVRAGVKENAVADYCDLLLDRRLIPGETIEGERAELERRLSALGDDDPDFSCEVTSFEFGFEPAEIPADSKFAAIVADAVKGVTGTRGEIWGTPYASDVRNLVNDAGMEAVTFGPGNVAECHCANERVSMAQVRQAAEVMARVARDLL, via the coding sequence ATGTCCAGCCTGAGCGAGGGGATCGACCTTGCGACGCCCGAAGGGGCTCTTTCGGATGCGTTCCTCCAGGACGTCCTGCGCAGCCTCGTGCAGACGCGTTCCGTCAACCCCGGCATCTACGAGACGCAGATGGCGGAGATGGTGCGCCGGTGGCTCGAGCCGACCGGCGCGGACGTCCACGTCGTCGAGTTCGCCCCGGGGCGCCCTTCGGTCGCCGCCGTCATGGCGGGCTCCGGCGGCGGCCCGACGCTCGTCCTCAACGGGCACATGGACACCGTGCCGATCGACGACGAGTCGCTCTGGGACAGCGACCCGTTCGCCGGCGACGTCCGCAACGGGTACATGTACGGGCGCGGCGCCTGCGACATGAAGGCGGGGCTGACCACGCAGATCGCGGTCGCCCACCGCCTCGCGTCCATCCGCGACGAGCTGAAGGGCACGCTGATCCTGCACTTCGTCGCGGGAGAGGAATGCGCCGAGCCCGGCGCGCTGTCGCTCGTCCAGGCCGGCTTCACCGGCGACTTCGGCATCGTGACCGAGCCGACGGAGCTCCGCGTCGCGGTCGCCGAGCGCGGGCTGGGCCTGTACCGGGTGCGGATCCTCGGACAGTCCATCCACGCCAGCCGGGCCACGCTCGGGATCAACCCGGTGCCGCGGCTGCGCGGCGTGCTGCAGGTGATCGACGACTACGAGCGCGAGGTGATGGCCAAGCCCCATCCGCTGCTGCCCGGCGGCAGCTGCACGCCCACGGTCGTGCGGGCGGGCGTCAAGGAGAACGCGGTCGCCGACTACTGCGACCTCCTGCTCGACCGCCGGCTCATCCCGGGTGAGACGATCGAAGGCGAGCGGGCCGAGCTGGAACGCCGGCTCTCCGCGCTCGGCGACGACGACCCCGACTTCTCGTGCGAGGTGACGAGCTTCGAGTTCGGCTTCGAGCCCGCCGAGATCCCCGCCGACTCGAAGTTCGCCGCCATCGTCGCGGACGCGGTGAAGGGCGTGACCGGGACGCGCGGCGAGATCTGGGGCACGCCGTACGCCAGCGACGTCCGCAACCTCGTCAACGACGCCGGGATGGAGGCCGTGACGTTCGGCCCCGGCAACGTCGCGGAATGCCACTGCGCGAACGAGCGGGTGTCGATGGCGCAGGTGCGTCAGGCGGCCGAGGTCATGGCGCGCGTCGCTCGCGACCTCCTGTAG
- a CDS encoding hydantoinase B/oxoprolinase family protein — MTVAERSAPDATPEIDVVTLEVMRNGFIQICEEVTITMLKTAHSVIFNEGKDLSTGVFDRDGRLIAQDMQGCPVHIAAMPQSVKAGIREYGIENMHEGDVFLVNDSYSGGTHLPDVTVFAPVFWQGELVGFIGNRGHHTDVGGMAPGSMPGDATEMYQEGLIVPAVRIYEAGKKNRDVWNIILANVRLAHNTEGDIAAQTAGIQTGMRRFHSLLERYGRDMVMAGIDGIIQYSERHMRSEIERIPDGTYSFTDYMDTDGVTGRPVKIVITATKRESEISFDFAGTDRQVAGAVNCVFSVTLSSVWIGMLMLTDSNIHPSEGAFLPVTVTAPEGCVVNPRKPASTVSGLTETCNRLIDMVIAALSPGIPQRVCAGELGSCNVHTLGGQRADGESWVAILNPKGGWGGMDDKDGWTCIQDPLSNCRCQPAESLENAFPVKVRRFGLRTGVEGAGRHRGGFGITRDIEVTADCVISTCLDRSAIAPFGLFGGDDGAPNLMHVKRNGSDTWERLSSRQSNMALKAGDVVRIETGIGGGFGDPLERDAAEVADDVIDEYLPRFDAAREIYGVVLRDDLTVDEEATTRLRREMRDAVSERAPRTAVPRVPTFQPA; from the coding sequence GTGCGCCCGACGCCACCCCCGAGATCGACGTCGTGACCCTGGAGGTCATGCGCAACGGCTTCATCCAGATCTGTGAGGAAGTCACCATCACGATGCTGAAGACGGCCCACTCGGTCATCTTCAACGAGGGCAAGGACCTGTCGACCGGCGTGTTCGACCGCGACGGCCGGCTCATCGCCCAGGACATGCAGGGTTGTCCGGTGCACATCGCCGCCATGCCGCAGTCCGTGAAGGCGGGGATCCGCGAGTACGGCATCGAGAACATGCACGAGGGCGACGTGTTCCTCGTCAACGACTCCTACAGCGGCGGCACGCACCTGCCCGACGTCACGGTGTTCGCGCCGGTGTTCTGGCAGGGCGAGCTGGTCGGCTTCATCGGCAACCGCGGCCATCACACCGACGTCGGCGGGATGGCTCCGGGCTCGATGCCGGGCGATGCGACCGAGATGTACCAGGAGGGCCTGATCGTCCCTGCGGTGCGCATCTACGAGGCCGGCAAGAAGAACCGGGACGTCTGGAACATCATCCTCGCCAACGTCCGCCTCGCGCACAACACCGAGGGCGACATCGCCGCGCAGACGGCCGGCATCCAGACCGGCATGCGGCGCTTCCACTCGCTGCTGGAGCGCTACGGGCGCGACATGGTGATGGCCGGCATCGACGGGATCATCCAGTACTCCGAGCGCCACATGCGCTCGGAGATCGAGCGGATCCCCGACGGGACCTACTCCTTCACCGACTACATGGACACCGACGGCGTCACCGGCCGGCCGGTGAAGATCGTCATCACCGCCACGAAGCGCGAGAGCGAGATCTCGTTCGACTTCGCGGGCACCGACAGGCAGGTGGCCGGCGCGGTGAACTGCGTGTTCAGCGTCACGCTGTCGTCGGTGTGGATCGGGATGCTGATGCTCACCGACTCGAACATCCACCCGAGCGAGGGAGCGTTCCTGCCGGTCACGGTGACCGCGCCGGAGGGCTGCGTCGTCAACCCTCGCAAGCCGGCGTCGACGGTCAGCGGCCTCACGGAGACGTGCAACCGCCTCATCGACATGGTGATCGCGGCGCTCAGCCCCGGCATCCCGCAGCGCGTCTGTGCCGGCGAGCTCGGCTCGTGCAACGTGCACACGCTGGGCGGCCAGCGCGCCGACGGCGAGTCGTGGGTGGCCATCCTCAATCCGAAGGGCGGTTGGGGCGGGATGGACGACAAGGACGGCTGGACCTGCATCCAGGACCCGCTGTCGAACTGCCGTTGCCAGCCGGCGGAGTCGCTGGAGAACGCCTTCCCGGTCAAGGTGCGCCGCTTCGGCCTGCGCACCGGGGTCGAGGGCGCGGGGCGCCATCGCGGCGGCTTCGGGATCACCCGCGACATCGAGGTCACCGCCGACTGCGTGATCTCGACCTGCCTGGACCGGTCGGCGATCGCGCCGTTCGGCCTGTTCGGCGGCGACGACGGCGCGCCGAACCTCATGCACGTCAAGCGCAACGGCAGCGACACGTGGGAGCGGCTGAGCTCGCGCCAGTCGAACATGGCGCTCAAGGCCGGCGATGTCGTCCGGATCGAGACCGGGATCGGCGGCGGCTTCGGCGACCCGCTCGAGCGCGACGCGGCCGAGGTGGCCGATGACGTGATCGACGAGTACCTGCCGCGATTCGACGCGGCCCGGGAGATCTATGGGGTCGTCCTGCGCGACGACCTCACGGTCGACGAAGAGGCGACGACACGCTTGCGGCGCGAGATGCGCGACGCCGTGTCCGAGCGCGCCCCCCGTACCGCGGTGCCGCGTGTGCCGACGTTCCAGCCCGCCTGA